In one Musa acuminata AAA Group cultivar baxijiao chromosome BXJ2-5, Cavendish_Baxijiao_AAA, whole genome shotgun sequence genomic region, the following are encoded:
- the LOC135612457 gene encoding protein S40-4-like yields MAGRSHHHATKHAAHRLFSESASTGFHDSDEFTESDVWGCPVEPAPRQAEPGGRAIPSFRPSARGRKADGQRGDRVTPASLPVNIPDWSKILGNCANSHGKNSSGFWEEEEEEEAIDGDELDGRRMVPPHELLWRSRAASMSVHEGIGRTLKGRDLSRVRNAVWQITGFED; encoded by the coding sequence ATGGCAGGGAGAAGCCACCACCACGCCACCAAGCACGCGGCGCACCGCCTCTTTTCCGAGTCGGCGTCCACCGGTTTCCATGACTCGGACGAGTTCACCGAGTCGGACGTCTGGGGATGCCCCGTCGAGCCGGCCCCCCGCCAGGCCGAGCCCGGCGGCCGGGCGATCCCCTCCTTCCGCCCGTCCGCCCGTGGCAGGAAGGCCGACGGCCAGAGGGGAGACCGCGTCACCCCCGCCTCCCTGCCGGTGAACATACCCGATTGGTCCAAGATCCTCGGCAACTGCGCCAACAGCCACGGCAAGAACAGCAGCGGTttctgggaggaggaggaggaggaggaggcaatcGACGGCGACGAGCTGGATGGCCGGCGGATGGTCCCGCCGCACGAGCTGCTGTGGCGGAGCCGGGCGGCGTCGATGTCGGTCCACGAGGGGATCGGACGGACCCTCAAGGGCCGGGACCTGAGTCGGGTTCGCAACGCCGTGTGGCAGATCACCGGCTTCGAAGACTGA
- the LOC135612459 gene encoding large ribosomal subunit protein uL23-like isoform X1: protein MAPPAKAATSKKADDKTQALKVAKAVKSGSTLKKKAKKIRTSVTFHRPRTLTKERNPKYPRISAPPRNKLDQYQILKYPLTTESAMKKIEDNNTLVFIVDIRADKKKIKAAVKKMYDIQSKKVNTLIRPDGTKKAYVRLTPDYDALDVANKIGII, encoded by the exons ATGGCTCCACCGGCAAAAG CAGCCACCTCCAAGAAGGCCGATGACAAAACACAGGCTTTGAAGGTTGCCAAGGCTGTGAAGTCAGGGTCCACCTTGAAGAAGAAGGCCAAGAAGATCAGGACATCTGTTACCTTCCACCGGCCAAGGACACTGACAAAGGAGAGAAACCCTAAGTATCCTAGAATCAGTGCCCCACCAAGAAACAAGCTTGATCAGTATCAAATCCTCAAATATCCCCTGACGACTGAATCTGCAATGAAGAAGATCGAAGACAACAACACACTAGTCTTCATTGTTGATATTCGAGCTGACAAGAAGAAGATCAAAGCAGCTGTGAAGAAGATGTATGACATCCAGTCAAAGAAAGTGAATACTCTGATCAG GCCTGATGGGACCAAGAAGGCATATGTGAGATTGACGCCCGACTACGATGCTCTCGATGTTGCAAATAAAATCGGCATCATCTAA
- the LOC135612459 gene encoding large ribosomal subunit protein uL23-like isoform X2, which produces MAPPAKATSKKADDKTQALKVAKAVKSGSTLKKKAKKIRTSVTFHRPRTLTKERNPKYPRISAPPRNKLDQYQILKYPLTTESAMKKIEDNNTLVFIVDIRADKKKIKAAVKKMYDIQSKKVNTLIRPDGTKKAYVRLTPDYDALDVANKIGII; this is translated from the exons ATGGCTCCACCGGCAAAAG CCACCTCCAAGAAGGCCGATGACAAAACACAGGCTTTGAAGGTTGCCAAGGCTGTGAAGTCAGGGTCCACCTTGAAGAAGAAGGCCAAGAAGATCAGGACATCTGTTACCTTCCACCGGCCAAGGACACTGACAAAGGAGAGAAACCCTAAGTATCCTAGAATCAGTGCCCCACCAAGAAACAAGCTTGATCAGTATCAAATCCTCAAATATCCCCTGACGACTGAATCTGCAATGAAGAAGATCGAAGACAACAACACACTAGTCTTCATTGTTGATATTCGAGCTGACAAGAAGAAGATCAAAGCAGCTGTGAAGAAGATGTATGACATCCAGTCAAAGAAAGTGAATACTCTGATCAG GCCTGATGGGACCAAGAAGGCATATGTGAGATTGACGCCCGACTACGATGCTCTCGATGTTGCAAATAAAATCGGCATCATCTAA